A DNA window from Paenibacillus andongensis contains the following coding sequences:
- a CDS encoding helix-turn-helix domain-containing protein — protein MGKRLKEEARLKIVKEALAGIKVGVLARMYDIHPETIRLWIRDHRDSIPPEEIPVADEHLQELQRLQDVEQRYEKAVKVLGEKELELEILRELLKKKDPAYPRNSK, from the coding sequence ATGGGGAAAAGGCTGAAAGAAGAAGCACGGCTTAAAATTGTTAAGGAAGCATTGGCTGGTATTAAGGTGGGGGTATTAGCCCGCATGTATGACATCCATCCTGAAACCATCCGTTTGTGGATCAGAGATCACCGTGACTCTATTCCTCCGGAAGAAATCCCAGTGGCTGACGAGCATCTGCAAGAATTGCAGCGTCTACAAGATGTAGAACAACGCTATGAAAAAGCCGTTAAAGTACTTGGCGAGAAAGAGCTAGAGCTTGAGATCCTGCGCGAATTGCTAAAAAAGAAAGACCCCGCTTATCCGAGAAATTCGAAGTAG
- a CDS encoding IS3 family transposase: MKRGEPVALVLRILGLSESTYYDRKKRATTPLSECSKESRRGRPVPGYSHTFTGEQVCDEQINAWLLELIEGEEHVYGYKLLAQCIRDQYNVRLDKKKSYRLCKELGILQKPRQRIQTHPRRLPKNRVVTGSNQLWQMDIKYGYVIGQERFFYMLSIIDVFDRVVVKQYRGPVCEAKHAVQTLCYAIQSRLNPGEEMPVIRTDNGPQFVSKLFGDMCECLDVVHERIPPRTPNMNAYIESFHSLLERHLFGIRDFMTFEEAYDALDRYMDFYNNRRMHGSLNRKPPKMFSAWVKTLDDTSAFHKAM; this comes from the coding sequence ATTAAGCGGGGTGAACCAGTAGCGTTGGTTCTGCGTATCCTTGGCCTTTCAGAGTCCACCTATTACGATCGTAAGAAGAGAGCTACCACCCCGCTATCTGAATGTTCCAAAGAAAGCCGGAGAGGGCGCCCTGTGCCTGGATACTCACATACGTTTACGGGTGAACAAGTGTGTGACGAACAAATCAACGCGTGGCTGCTTGAGCTCATAGAGGGCGAAGAACATGTCTATGGCTACAAGCTTCTTGCACAATGTATTCGTGACCAATATAACGTGAGGCTGGACAAAAAGAAATCGTATCGCTTATGCAAAGAGTTAGGCATTCTTCAAAAGCCACGCCAGCGCATACAGACACATCCGCGCAGGCTGCCGAAGAACCGAGTAGTAACAGGCTCCAACCAATTATGGCAAATGGATATCAAGTACGGATACGTCATTGGACAGGAGCGATTCTTTTATATGCTCAGCATCATTGATGTGTTTGACCGTGTCGTCGTTAAACAGTACAGAGGTCCGGTATGTGAGGCCAAGCATGCGGTCCAGACGCTTTGTTATGCGATACAGAGCCGGCTAAACCCTGGAGAAGAGATGCCTGTAATCCGTACAGATAACGGCCCGCAATTCGTAAGCAAACTGTTTGGAGATATGTGCGAGTGCCTAGACGTCGTCCATGAACGCATTCCGCCAAGGACGCCGAATATGAATGCTTACATTGAGTCGTTTCACAGTCTACTTGAACGTCACTTGTTCGGCATAAGAGACTTCATGACCTTTGAAGAGGCTTATGATGCACTCGATCGTTACATGGACTTCTACAATAACCGCAGGATGCATGGTAGTTTAAACCGAAAACCTCCGAAGATGTTTTCAGCATGGGTCAAGACGCTGGATGACACTTCTGCCTTTCATAAAGCGATGTAA
- a CDS encoding methyl-accepting chemotaxis protein, with the protein MKHKAWLYALILIGITVSVLALFTSSRWFTAASLAVFLFMGIIAWLSSRSSRSSISQVNKGQQEQFRTFIQESQVVADRLAAAVEEVNRSIGQLLRIADASIQGEEDLKIRSNQAVGQLQEAFAAIQQVAAAADQILDSSLHMHQESEQTKDTVVDVCRSLNATDEVMNDLHMNNDTMQKKIQDLTGHTSKIEEINTFITEVVSQTSLLALNASIEAARAGEHGRGFSVVAQEIKKLATQSHEAVTKSSELLASIESGVSQVVTAVAEEKASVAHGISEMKIIKDKIDTIFGLILNVNNLVSSTTSSSQHQSTLVSGTRTSLGQVVDLMNETMSSVEITLDQMKKQRHEVSMLQHINQNLDRSSKELIQAIQAVGMQNKEGTIHGNIHEMKQVLSSLVLIPDITSLLDVKHASHLSTVLQKTAGIEAIWSNRADGTFIYSMPEAGLVNAKGREWWKRAMGGELFVSPEYVSAITKKPCITMSKAIIDDTGTSVGVVGIDLILK; encoded by the coding sequence ATGAAACACAAAGCTTGGTTGTATGCCCTTATTCTCATTGGTATTACGGTAAGTGTTCTCGCGTTATTTACTTCCTCTCGATGGTTTACGGCTGCAAGTTTGGCTGTTTTTTTGTTTATGGGTATTATTGCGTGGCTAAGTTCCAGATCATCAAGGTCTTCAATTAGCCAAGTTAATAAAGGCCAACAAGAGCAGTTCCGAACGTTTATACAAGAATCTCAGGTAGTCGCGGACAGATTAGCAGCTGCTGTTGAGGAAGTCAATCGATCGATCGGACAACTGCTTCGCATAGCCGATGCTTCGATCCAAGGAGAAGAGGATCTGAAGATTCGAAGTAACCAAGCGGTTGGACAGCTGCAGGAAGCATTCGCTGCGATCCAGCAAGTAGCGGCTGCAGCAGACCAAATTCTAGATTCATCCTTACATATGCATCAAGAGAGTGAGCAAACCAAAGATACAGTAGTCGATGTATGCCGGTCATTGAATGCCACGGATGAAGTCATGAATGATCTGCATATGAATAATGATACTATGCAGAAGAAGATTCAGGATTTGACAGGACATACTTCTAAGATTGAAGAAATCAATACATTTATTACGGAAGTGGTTTCTCAAACCTCGCTGCTCGCGCTTAATGCTTCTATTGAAGCGGCCAGAGCGGGTGAGCATGGACGAGGCTTTTCTGTGGTCGCTCAGGAAATTAAGAAGCTGGCTACACAAAGTCATGAAGCGGTTACGAAATCTTCGGAACTATTGGCATCCATCGAGAGCGGTGTTTCCCAAGTTGTAACAGCGGTTGCTGAAGAGAAAGCATCTGTCGCTCATGGGATCTCAGAAATGAAAATAATCAAAGACAAGATCGATACGATCTTCGGGTTGATTCTGAATGTCAATAATCTTGTATCGAGTACAACCAGCTCTTCCCAACATCAGTCCACGCTTGTCTCAGGTACGAGAACATCACTTGGTCAAGTTGTTGATTTAATGAATGAGACGATGTCTAGCGTGGAGATTACCTTGGATCAAATGAAGAAGCAGCGCCATGAAGTATCGATGCTGCAGCATATCAACCAAAATCTGGATCGTTCCTCTAAGGAACTGATACAAGCGATACAAGCAGTGGGTATGCAAAATAAAGAAGGCACGATTCATGGAAATATCCATGAAATGAAGCAAGTTCTTAGTTCACTTGTCCTAATACCTGACATAACCTCATTACTTGATGTTAAGCATGCTTCCCATTTAAGCACTGTTTTGCAGAAAACGGCCGGAATTGAAGCCATCTGGTCTAACCGAGCGGACGGAACCTTCATCTATTCGATGCCTGAGGCAGGTCTTGTCAATGCAAAGGGCAGAGAGTGGTGGAAGCGTGCGATGGGGGGAGAACTCTTCGTTTCTCCGGAATACGTGTCAGCTATTACAAAAAAACCATGTATCACCATGTCAAAAGCGATAATAGATGACACAGGAACCTCTGTTGGTGTTGTAGGAATCGATTTAATATTGAAATAA
- a CDS encoding 3D domain-containing protein, whose product MLTNFLTQSKWFSASIIVVLMALFGQETTGKSNQSYTTANTVTHIQDQQQKVILAKTAPVSQPVGQENLQQINYRYVPKLDSDLSKLKAVEVTATGYFAGKESTGKNPDHPEYGITYSGIKVKRDDKSLSTIAADTSVFPLGTVLFIPGYGYGVVADTGSAIKGKKIDLYFDTKDQVYKEWGKRTVKVFIVKEGQGKVTELIWNQLKDEIIAPTKAL is encoded by the coding sequence ATGTTAACCAATTTTTTGACTCAGTCTAAATGGTTTAGTGCGTCGATCATCGTTGTTCTGATGGCACTTTTCGGACAAGAGACGACGGGCAAAAGCAACCAAAGCTACACGACGGCAAATACCGTCACCCATATACAAGATCAACAGCAAAAGGTTATTCTGGCCAAAACGGCACCTGTTTCACAGCCGGTCGGGCAAGAAAACCTGCAGCAAATCAACTATCGTTATGTTCCGAAGTTAGACTCAGATTTGTCCAAGCTCAAAGCAGTCGAAGTGACAGCCACCGGTTATTTTGCAGGTAAGGAATCAACAGGGAAAAATCCGGACCATCCTGAGTATGGGATCACGTATTCAGGTATTAAAGTAAAGCGGGATGATAAATCCTTATCAACGATCGCTGCAGACACGAGCGTTTTCCCGCTTGGAACTGTCTTGTTTATTCCCGGTTATGGCTATGGCGTTGTTGCAGATACAGGAAGTGCAATTAAAGGTAAGAAAATTGATCTGTATTTCGACACAAAGGATCAGGTTTACAAAGAATGGGGCAAGAGGACGGTTAAAGTATTTATCGTCAAAGAGGGACAAGGGAAAGTGACCGAGCTCATCTGGAATCAACTAAAAGATGAGATAATCGCACCTACCAAAGCCCTTTAA
- the thrS gene encoding threonine--tRNA ligase: MVVQVKLPDGAVREYAVGTTIEQVAESISSGLKKNAIGGKVNGKSVDLSFSLENDADVEILTLDSEAGLEMYRHSTAHLMAQAIKRIYGEKAVKLGIGPVIEDGFYYDIDLETPLNPEDLVKIEKEMERISGENLAITRRVVSREEAIRIFTEMEDPFKLELIRDLPEDSVLTIYDQGEFFDLCRGPHLPSTGRIKAFKLLSVAGAYWRGDAKNKMLQRIYGTAFPKKAQLDEHLHLLEEAKKRDHRKLGKELKMFAFSREVGQGLPLWLPNGAKLRRTMERYIVDLEERLGYQHVYTPVLANVELYKTSGHWDHYSEDMFPKMVMDNEELVLRPMNCPHHMMVYKSDMRSYRDLPIRIAELGTMHRYEMSGALTGLHRVRAMTLNDAHIFCRLDQIKEEFSRVVNLIRQVYADFGITDYRFRLSYRDPKDTEKYFQDDQMWETSQRMLREVVEELGLPFYEAEGEAAFYGPKLDVQIKTALKKEETLSTAQIDFLLPERFQLEYTGEDGQKHRPVVIHRGIISTMERMTAFLLENFAGALPTWLMPIQAKVIPVSPAFEEFSNLVTERLREAGIRVEADNRNEKLGYKIREAQLEKIPYMLVVGENEVKSESLSIRKRGQGDLGTHPIEQVIGMINEEISKKL; the protein is encoded by the coding sequence ATGGTTGTACAAGTGAAATTACCAGATGGCGCGGTTAGAGAGTACGCGGTTGGGACGACCATTGAACAAGTGGCGGAATCCATTTCATCCGGACTGAAGAAAAATGCGATTGGCGGCAAAGTTAACGGGAAATCCGTGGATCTGTCGTTCTCTCTGGAAAATGATGCAGACGTAGAAATTCTAACACTCGATAGTGAAGCGGGATTAGAGATGTATCGTCACAGCACAGCGCATTTGATGGCTCAGGCGATTAAACGTATTTATGGTGAGAAAGCTGTTAAATTAGGGATTGGACCTGTCATTGAAGACGGATTTTACTATGATATCGATTTGGAAACACCGCTTAATCCTGAAGATTTGGTGAAAATCGAGAAGGAAATGGAGCGTATTTCAGGTGAGAATTTGGCGATTACTCGCCGTGTTGTTTCCCGTGAGGAAGCGATTCGCATTTTCACTGAAATGGAAGATCCGTTTAAGCTGGAATTGATTCGTGACCTGCCGGAAGACTCGGTACTAACGATCTATGACCAAGGTGAATTCTTTGATTTATGCCGCGGGCCGCATCTTCCATCAACAGGCCGAATCAAAGCATTCAAATTATTGAGCGTTGCCGGTGCTTACTGGCGCGGAGATGCGAAGAACAAAATGCTGCAGCGTATTTACGGCACTGCTTTCCCTAAGAAAGCGCAGTTGGATGAGCATTTGCATCTATTGGAAGAGGCGAAGAAACGTGATCACCGTAAGTTGGGCAAAGAGCTTAAAATGTTTGCTTTTTCACGCGAGGTTGGGCAAGGATTGCCGCTTTGGCTGCCAAACGGTGCTAAATTAAGACGTACAATGGAACGTTATATTGTCGACCTGGAAGAGCGTTTGGGTTACCAACACGTTTACACGCCAGTTCTCGCTAATGTTGAGTTGTACAAAACATCTGGTCACTGGGATCATTACAGCGAGGATATGTTCCCGAAAATGGTGATGGACAACGAAGAGCTTGTTCTACGTCCAATGAACTGTCCGCATCACATGATGGTTTATAAAAGCGATATGCGCAGCTACCGTGATCTGCCGATTCGAATTGCTGAGCTTGGCACTATGCACCGTTATGAAATGTCAGGAGCTTTAACAGGTCTACACCGTGTTCGTGCCATGACACTGAATGACGCTCATATTTTCTGTCGTTTGGATCAAATTAAAGAAGAGTTCTCCCGCGTTGTGAACTTGATTCGTCAGGTTTATGCGGATTTCGGAATTACAGACTACCGTTTCCGTCTCTCCTATCGGGATCCTAAGGATACTGAAAAGTATTTCCAAGATGATCAAATGTGGGAAACTTCCCAACGCATGCTGCGTGAAGTTGTAGAAGAGTTAGGGCTTCCTTTCTACGAGGCTGAGGGTGAAGCTGCCTTCTATGGTCCTAAACTTGACGTTCAAATCAAAACAGCACTCAAGAAAGAAGAAACACTTTCAACAGCGCAAATTGATTTCTTGCTCCCAGAACGCTTCCAGCTTGAATACACAGGCGAAGATGGTCAAAAACATCGTCCAGTCGTTATTCACAGAGGGATTATCAGTACTATGGAGCGTATGACAGCCTTCTTGCTTGAGAATTTCGCTGGTGCGCTGCCAACTTGGTTAATGCCTATCCAAGCCAAGGTCATTCCGGTGTCTCCGGCATTCGAAGAATTCTCGAATCTCGTGACTGAGCGTCTACGCGAAGCTGGTATTCGTGTTGAAGCAGATAATCGCAATGAGAAGTTGGGTTATAAGATTAGAGAAGCGCAGTTGGAGAAAATTCCTTATATGCTAGTTGTCGGTGAAAACGAAGTGAAGAGCGAAAGCTTATCTATTCGAAAACGTGGTCAAGGGGATCTAGGTACCCATCCGATTGAACAAGTCATTGGCATGATTAACGAGGAAATAAGCAAGAAGCTTTAA
- the ytxC gene encoding putative sporulation protein YtxC, whose amino-acid sequence MELFAIVVMNADEAYVRSLSAQIERELKLLHIAESGVTVPFDLHETHAYIRIEVRMKESEISSIHKEVRDGLAGVLADHIIAEKELLILRALIVKEFKYEAIDDLEAIEGYCKQSMCVETVIEELPILNGSSAKLRRKQMLTEQLTQSLEESPRLSLDGFLKFRLQDYTEELREIAEYAIDEFMMDRQYQEFISLLQYFVYIQEAKIPVAHLIHKGGHEFVILNDQLELIDANEFDTTFKLEVLEKDINFEDMIVSTLITVSPANIYIHTRDPELTIIKTIRQIFEDRTTVCSYCRTCDIFLGEAKKQDQLSP is encoded by the coding sequence ATGGAACTGTTTGCCATTGTTGTCATGAATGCCGATGAGGCCTATGTACGTTCGCTAAGCGCTCAGATAGAACGTGAGCTGAAGCTTTTACATATCGCTGAAAGTGGAGTAACTGTCCCATTTGATTTACATGAAACACATGCTTACATTCGAATAGAAGTGAGGATGAAGGAAAGTGAAATATCTTCCATTCATAAGGAAGTAAGGGATGGACTAGCTGGCGTATTGGCTGATCATATCATCGCAGAGAAAGAGCTGCTTATTTTGCGTGCTTTGATTGTTAAAGAATTTAAATATGAAGCCATAGACGATTTGGAAGCCATAGAAGGGTACTGTAAGCAATCCATGTGTGTGGAAACTGTAATTGAGGAATTGCCTATTTTGAATGGCAGCTCAGCAAAACTTCGCCGCAAACAAATGTTAACGGAGCAGCTCACACAGTCTCTGGAGGAATCCCCTCGGCTAAGCTTGGATGGCTTCCTCAAATTTCGCTTACAGGATTATACCGAAGAGCTTCGAGAGATAGCTGAGTATGCCATTGATGAATTTATGATGGATCGCCAGTATCAGGAATTTATATCACTATTGCAGTACTTTGTATATATTCAGGAAGCTAAGATCCCTGTTGCTCATCTTATACATAAAGGCGGGCATGAGTTTGTCATCCTGAATGATCAGCTTGAACTCATAGACGCGAATGAATTCGATACAACCTTTAAGTTAGAAGTGCTTGAAAAAGATATTAATTTCGAGGACATGATTGTCAGCACACTCATTACGGTATCTCCGGCAAATATCTACATCCATACGCGAGATCCCGAATTAACGATCATCAAGACGATTAGACAAATATTTGAAGATCGAACAACGGTCTGTTCTTATTGCCGGACTTGTGACATCTTCTTGGGTGAAGCCAAGAAACAAGATCAACTGTCCCCTTGA